The following nucleotide sequence is from Salvia miltiorrhiza cultivar Shanhuang (shh) chromosome 7, IMPLAD_Smil_shh, whole genome shotgun sequence.
TCAAGATGATATATCCACTGTAGAtttttatgattaaaaaaaaaatagccacTGGGGCGCATTTGATACGCATATTCTTGGTGTTTTTGGATGATTTATATGCTTCGTTCATGTCAAATATCATTTTTTTGgatgtaatttcagttttaaTGAATTTCTTTGATATTTTTGGTAGATTATGGAGAAAAAAGTTCGATTTTAAAAAGAGATTTGAAGTGATAAGGTGAGCAAAGGAAAAACTGATCGACCCATGAAGCTGGTCCGTGTGCCCAAACCATCTGAAGTGCATTCCGAATTGAAGTTAGCGATAAATTAGTGGGTTGATGCCTTTAACTCTTGTTTTGAGCTgaatttaattctttattttggGCCTGAATTTATTGCTTAAGGCTTGTTTATCTTTCCTATTAGTATTAGACTTAGTTTTTTATCTTATTATAAAGGTAGGAAATGTATGCTACCAGATTACACACGCATTCTTTGGCCAGGAGCTTTTGACGTGAACTTCAACATTtattcaagttttatttctttcatcattcttcttcacaatttatttctttttttttgttttattgattttaaattgaatttctCTAAAAATTAATATTGTCGACTCATTAAATCTATAAAATATCTATCACTATTATCAATTGATTATGGTAATAATTAGTGAAACGTCTTcttaattatcaaataattaaagagAATAAGATCATGTCAGAAGCGCCTTTGGTGGTTATAACTGATTTGTTTGTATGAATTAAAGTTATACATGCATCAATGATCAGAATAATTAAGTTTGAGTTGACTTAATTGGATACTGGAATTCTTTCTTAATTgttgaaattatttatttattctttagaATTAGAAATATTgcaaattttttgaattttatttatttggtttTGGGTCTAgtagtttttaaatttaattatcaaatttaGTGGGTTACTTGTAGgctttaattgaataaattcttGTCAATCCTTTGGAAAACGATTTGATTGCTGATGTTCGTATAGTGTGAGCATACTGACTGACTGTCAGATATTTTTGATGAAAAACGATGCCCTAGCCACCTCTAAGATTCAAATTCagaatcattaattaatttatcaaaataatgaatttatcataattttttatgatataaaaaataaagaaaattcttATTTTTCGGTATATAATTAATGTTTTGTTCAGGGTACTATTTTGCGGTGTGGTGATAAATAGTGTAGGCTGGCAAACTAAGAAACCATAAGAATATCCATAAATAGAATGGTCCCAACCCAGCATTGAGCCTTACATCAGTAACGTTAATGAACTTAATAATGATAATAGTATACATTCAATATTCTTGTAAACGAATTCTTGTATTGGTGttcataatatataattaagctTAATTAAAAAGCATAggttattatatttaatatttatcgacaataaattaaatgaatttatattatggaattaattgaatttatattatGGAATTAATTATAACATGCCAACTTGTTGTACATCATGAATGATGGGGAAAAGGAGGCCCCTAAAAAAGTATCAGATGTGAGCATCTCACCGGTACAGTCCTTTTGGGGCTCTAAAATAGTGGTCCTTACAAGAGCCCATCCCTCCTGTCCCTGTGCATCAATGTTCTCCAAAGCTGGCCGTGCCGAGAGCGTGCGTGTGTTGATTTAGCGTTAGTGTAGTTACTTTTAAGGTTGGAAATCTTGAATTCGAGTTCATCATGACACGATctttaatgtttttttatttatttgttaatttatcgaaataaaaaaaatgtgttcCAAAGctctaactttttttttcatttcattcatattaatttattaaattttaaaatcgagcatttcattaaatttaaaatttcaacagtatattaatttaaaattaaatataataaaaaatattacaataattttttaaaattagatTAAACTATAATTAAATGTAAATTCAAAAGTTACAATAATtcgaaaagaaaaacaataattaaaaaaattaaaaattaaaaattacaaataaaactATTTGGAAGCTAAATTAAGTTGATTCTGTATTAAATCTCACATCTAAAAGTGTATGTTCATCTACAATGTATACTGCACTATAAGAAGAGAAGCTCCATTAAATTCATTTTGTATTGAATCTCACATTGAAAAGTGTAGGTTTTCTACAATGTGTAATACACTACAAaaagtgaagctacattaagttgattTTGTATTGAATCTCACATTGAAGAGTGTAGGCTTCTCTAACTATAATGTGTAATGCATTAAGTTGATATTGTATTCATTTTCATAAACTGGAATCGCACCCTTCAATACAAGAAACATAACATATATAGCAAGCTAAAGACATAGGCCCTGTGCGAATTCTGAAATTTGGACCCTCtattcataattaaaaagaaatgtattataaaaatatttgattaaataatatattttttttgtcaaattacttaacaaatatataaaaaactATGTCATTCACACTTTTAAAGAAATTTGCTCTACTAACAAGTTTTAAAGAAACACAAATTATTGTGTGCGGTCAACCGCATACTATGCGGTTGACCCATTTATGCACATATATTTGCCAGTTTTCGAGAAAATAAAGAGTAAAGTAGTGGTGCAGTGGTAGAGGTGTCTCATTATTTTCCAGAGGTCACGCGTTCGACACTCCTTACCCCCacttttcgattttttttcttttttttttcttctggttttgtttccaattttttttatgttctttttttttgcctttttcggtttttttcatttttaggttttttgaaatttttttcccttttatttatttattttaggtttttttttctggtttttccattttttatgtttttttcccttttcctgttatcttcattttttgtattttttttatatatttactttttattttctttttagtattttcttttttttctttttactgtTTTTATTTGgcattttgtttttatattttggtttttttatCCTTTATGGTATTttctttgttctttgttttttatttattgtttttcttttgcattgttttatatatttttgtgaaaaatgtaatacttttaaaatattacattcttcataacaataattacttttttttacgacaataattatttgagcaaataactaaaagtataagttcttgtgagtaaaaataacaattcgtgaacaaatgtttcaaaattattacatttgtttatgataatagttacttttatttattagaacTTATActgttaattatttgattaagtaattattatagtacgaaaaaataattattgatatgaataaaagtagtgcttatttttattcattaaaacttatatttttagttatttagtcAAGTAAAAATTGTCCTAAGaaaaagtaaccattgatatgataaaaggtaatgttttaataatattacatttcttcacaataatatttatttttgttcataagaacttttacttttagttattttctccagtaattatttttgtaagtaaaagtaattattgatgtgaagaaaattAATGGTATTTTCACTCGCTAGAACTTTTATTCTTagctatttggtcaagtaattattgtcgtaataaaaagtaatttttttaatcaaataaaaagtaattattgttacaatgaaatgtaatgtttctaaattgttacatttgttcacaataattgttacttgACCAAATTGttaagaataaaagtattaacaagtgaaaataacattacttttcttcacattAATAACtacttttacttacaaaaatatttatttgagcaaataaataaaagtacaaattctcataataaaagtaacaattattgtgaacaaatgtaataatttagaaacgtTACATTACATCATACCAATAGTTACTTTTCattacgacaatgattacttgaattaaagtaacaattattataaacaaatgtacaCAATTGTGGGAACAAATTTATACATTATactaattaaaagtaaatattcctattagaattcatgatttagtgttcaggttttagggtttagttttcagggtttagaattgagaaaatataaCACTTTTTATTGAATGAAAGGTAAATATTAtaataacataaatatacatttgtgctaacaaatgtatattctgtacttattaaaagtaaatatttctattagagtttaagatttagtgtttagggtttagtgtttagggtttagaaaatataatgttttatattgaatgaaaaaaaatatttatattaacataagtttacatttgtgctaacaaatgtatattttatacttattaaataacgtagaaataaataaaatacagaaaaaataatcaaataattattcatgtaatcattgttataagaaaaagtaattattgaaataatgaaaaataatgctttaaaaaaattacttttctttttttgtgaataattactttttgtcataataataattactttggaataatgtaaaaataaaaaaaatacaaacaaaacaaaataaaaaattagaaaaaagtaattattattattatgtaaaaaaatttaaactgaaaaatagcaaaaatgaaaaagataaaaagctgggaaaaaaaaaagaacaaaaaaaatgaaaagcaaAGAAAGAAccaaaatagaaacaaaaaaaaaggggcAAGGGGATACGAACCCCTCCCCTTTAAGTTAAAAGCTGGAGGCGCACTTATCCACTGGACCACATATAAAGCTTTGATTTTGTTTACGAAATTCTATAATATATTGTGTAAATTCGGATCAGGGTGACCGCACCGCATACCATGCGGTCACCGCACCAGAGACTAACTCTTAAAGAAATTACCTTGATAATCTCTAGAATTGAAAAATTGCTGAAAGAAAAGataagatgaaagaaaaatatttgaataaacaatactccctccgtcccaagaatttacttaataaataaaaaaatatgtcattCACTTACAAAGTGTTGatctaattaaaaattttaaaagaaattatCTTGCTTTTAatctttataaaaaatgaaaaattgctaaaagaaaaaagaagctgaaaaaaaaaagttttagaaAATAATAGTGTGCCTCGTGCTGCATGATAAATAAATCgcaaaaataattagaaatgaAAAATCGCTAAAGGAAAAAAGAAGCTGAAAAAAAAATCGCAAAAAATTGCTACAAGTAGGATTCGATCACAGATAAACAAAGTCCCAAAAATGGCCCTTCGGCCTTCTCCACTGCGCTATCTTACAAAATTTAATGATTTTATaggttttatttaatatatacataatatatatggaTCTATATTTTTGGGGCCTCTATTTTTTCGGGGCCCTGTGCGATCGACCACCTCGCACTCCCCCAGAACCGCCCCCGGAGAGAAAGAAAGATGTGATAGATATGTGGCCGGAAGTTATGAAAGTTATGAACATTAGGTGAAAAAAAGGGGAATCAAAGCCATTGTCCCAAGCGGCCGGATCCatgattttaaatttaaagatacaataaataaatacataattataaaaaaaaaagtgaaatccAGATTGTGTATGCCGCCTTTTTTATCGATGATTTATTCTATGCTCATGTTTgtaatgagaaaaaataaagaataaaaaggaGTCTAGAATTAaaggaaaaattgaaattttttagAGGATACAAAATACTAAAAATATTacactaaatataaaatattactcctaTATAATACTACTAATAATTTGTTTTTGAGGGTACAATTATACTTTCAATGCTCCATGCTCAGTCCGCCCGTGATTGCCCCTTTCATGACCGGAAGTTATGAACATTCATAAACGTTAGGGGGGAGCTACAACCAAGACCAATATTCCCTGACTAGcttcttgttgttgttgttttttttaatagataaattaattattaaacaaagaaatttaaaaatcacaTCACATCACAATGGATTCGAATTCAATATCTTTGACATTAGATATTAACCACTCTATCGCTAGGCCAGCACACGTATACCTCCTCATAAGCTTTGAACTTCAAATCATTGGTCACAATTCAAACGGCATATATATTTTGAGTTTTACaggtaaaaatttaaaatttaacagttcattttaaattattttatatgattttacgaAATGAACTATTGCACGATTTCGCGAACATTTGCGAAATTGTAAAAGCGAGAGAAttcgtaaaaataattatattaaggatgtgtttactttgatggaaaatgaggaaaaaatacatattttcacatatttattatgatagaaaattttctttagATAGTAGTATGAAATATTTTATCtacaatgttggataatattatatttgggtagtggtgtgaaaataattttcaatattttctcattttttaatcTCTAATAAACATACGacaaaaaaaggagaaaaaaataataatattttctctttttttttgaaatcattttctcatcttttcttattcatcatttttcaatgaaaattttataattaaaataaatgcaccCTATAGATAAATATGTACATTTATACATAAATAATAACTGTATTTTGTAGTGTAAtccttttcttttataatagcAAGTAAACTAGAAATCGGAATTGTATAGTGAGGTGGTATCCTACTCCTAAATGGACAAATTAATCCAAaatgatattataatttataacccCAGTCCAAAAAGCATAAACTTCAAATTAGgctattaattattttacataatttctAGAAGCTATACAAATTTAAGGCTCCGTTTTTCTGCGGCGCATATACAACGATGTGGCTCTATTTAAATCTTCTTCCCTATAACCTACGCTTCATCTATTATTCCAACATTTTTATAAAGACTTGCCTCCTAATATGGGGTATGTGAACTCTGATACCAGCCCTGTACTACTAATTGACTAGTATTCGTTTTAAATCCACCACCATCTGATTCGTTTGTTACGTGACATGAGATAAGACgtgatatatttaattataatatttattattttttctattctattataaatagtttaaaattttttagcacgaaaattaaaacaaaatgtgtaaattaattaaaaataatgggACCTATACTTTTTAAAAGGttaaatttttctatttatgAAAACAAACCACTTATAATAAGACggtcacttttagtgggacggagaaaatattaatttattaaacatCAATATCATATTTGgttagatttatatatatatataataaaattatgcCATCACACTTCTCAAGTGTCATACAAAATCCAAAAAATATGAACAATAAATAACGAGTCATTAATTTAAAAAGGCTTTTGAGTCTTGAAGCAAACAACATACTAAAGTGTTGTATCTATCCCACATTTATCATACGTAGGAAATGAGGCTTAATGAAATATTATATTTGcttaaaaaattagtaaatattATTGTCGGGATCGCATATAAATTCTTCTCTAAACAAATATAAGATTCATCTAGCATTTGTTTTGGTTAGAGCGACAACATCTTTTGATACACTCAAACTACATTTCTACATTCAAATCTATTAATGTAACTCCACAAAAGACAAAGCTACCacttcactcatccaattacaCCCAACCGCAATTGTAAATTCAATCCAATCATTTTATGATTTGGGACTTTAAAGTAATCACAATTTATGACATTTCACATCccttgtaaaaaaaattaagaaaaatggaTCTATTTTATGATAGCAGCCATGAAAACATGACATCGTCCAAGCCTTGGTGGGTGGAATCCCAGATTTCATCGCAGTCATCATCTAACATCCACGAAAATGTGTTTTCGTAAATTTCCGAGGACACCCCTAGGCCCGAACCCGTTTCCCCGAGCCCGAACTCGTTACATTTAAACGAAGTCTCACCCGTGTCCCCGTTTTCACTTCCCGGCCCGACCCGCGATATCTCGAATTCCGGGCCCCAAAGCCCGCTCAAATCCTCCACAATATCTCCCAGCATGGAGATGGAGCTgccgctctctctctcctccgtCGCGATTCTTCCGGCCGCCTCCCTTTCCGGAGTCGGAGTAGTCGGCATGACAACGGCGGCGTCTTCCTGATGCCCCGGGCGCTTCCGGCTGCCTCTTCGGTTAACGCTCGTGGCCTTCTTgctcgacggcggcggcgggatGAAGTTGGGATTGGGGCGCCGGAAACTGTGGATTTTTCTGCTCAAATGGGAATTCCAGTAGTTTTTTATTTCATTGTCTGTTCTACCCGGCAAATGCGCCGCGATTAGTGACCACCTACAAATCAATTAAATA
It contains:
- the LOC130995405 gene encoding transcription factor MYB12-like; protein product: MGRAPCCEKVGLRRGRWTAEEDEKLTKYIEENGEGSWRSLPKNAGLLRCGKSCRLRWINYLRSDVKRGNISAEEEEIIINLHASKGNRWSLIAAHLPGRTDNEIKNYWNSHLSRKIHSFRRPNPNFIPPPPSSKKATSVNRRGSRKRPGHQEDAAVVMPTTPTPEREAAGRIATEERESGSSISMLGDIVEDLSGLWGPEFEISRVGPGSENGDTGETSFKCNEFGLGETGSGLGVSSEIYENTFSWMLDDDCDEIWDSTHQGLDDVMFSWLLS